A single Trichocoleus sp. FACHB-46 DNA region contains:
- a CDS encoding Cof-type HAD-IIB family hydrolase, which yields MQESTATPPASAKSTEVTPKDIQLLVLDIDGTIAGTSNQVREPVKQAIRAAQAKGVKVAIATGRMFCSAVRFHQAVGSDLPLLAYQGALIKDVSTQQTLRHWPVSKETAHHLLDYFEQPELRSLLSVHFYINDQLYVRELTPETKIYAERSEVEPIVVGDLRRALTDEPTKVLALSDDTEVIERLFGGLRQRYTPAELYLTKSVATFFEATNPLVNKGIAVKYLTEEMLGLKAENVMTVGDNFNDLEMLEYAGVGVAMGDAPDDVKAIASWVAPSVELDGAAAAIEEFVL from the coding sequence ATGCAGGAATCTACAGCCACTCCACCCGCTTCAGCAAAGTCTACCGAGGTAACGCCCAAAGACATTCAGTTATTGGTTTTGGATATTGATGGCACGATCGCTGGAACTTCCAACCAAGTTCGTGAACCTGTCAAGCAAGCGATTCGGGCCGCCCAAGCCAAAGGTGTAAAGGTGGCGATCGCCACAGGGCGGATGTTTTGTTCAGCGGTGCGTTTCCACCAAGCTGTTGGCTCTGACTTGCCGCTCCTAGCTTATCAAGGAGCCTTGATTAAAGATGTATCGACTCAACAAACGCTCCGTCATTGGCCTGTCTCTAAGGAAACAGCCCACCATTTATTAGATTATTTCGAGCAGCCAGAGTTGCGATCGCTGCTATCGGTGCATTTCTATATCAATGATCAGCTCTATGTTCGAGAACTGACGCCAGAAACCAAGATTTATGCTGAGCGCTCCGAAGTAGAGCCGATTGTGGTGGGAGATTTGCGTCGAGCGCTGACCGATGAACCCACAAAAGTATTGGCCTTGAGCGATGACACAGAAGTGATTGAGCGATTATTTGGTGGGTTGCGCCAACGTTACACCCCCGCAGAACTTTACCTGACCAAATCAGTGGCGACTTTCTTTGAGGCGACTAATCCTTTAGTGAATAAAGGCATTGCTGTGAAATACCTCACCGAAGAGATGCTAGGTCTTAAAGCCGAAAATGTGATGACCGTAGGCGACAACTTTAATGATCTAGAAATGCTGGAATACGCCGGAGTTGGTGTGGCGATGGGAGATGCACCAGATGACGTAAAAGCGATCGCGAGTTGGGTTGCTCCCAGCGTAGAGTTGGATGGAGCTGCCGCTGCGATCGAAGAGTTTGTTCTGTAA
- a CDS encoding chromate efflux transporter, whose amino-acid sequence MTQEPEEFQGQAAESDRAPTTKQERLTELAIVFLRLGTIAFGGPAAHIAMMDHEVVSRRQWMSREKLLDLLGVTNLIPGPNSTELAIHIGYERAGWRGLLVAGTCFILPAMLIVWALAAIYARYQTVAQVSWLLYGIKPVIIAIVIQAVWNLGKKAAKDRPTIIAGVSAIAAYLAGWNEILVLVSLGIAVMLVKNGLSKGKPWGAFFLPLSGVVSQISAPATTVTSVGWVSVFLFFLKLGCVLYGSGYVLLAFLQRDLVERNHWLTSQQLLDAVAIGQITPGPVFTTATFIGYLLAGNAGAIAATLGIFLPAFLLVWVVNPWVPKLRQSPYASGFLDGVNVASLGLMAGVTYTLAQAALMDWLTVIVAILSAIAVFRFKINSMWLVLAGGAIGFASHQLGFIG is encoded by the coding sequence GTGACGCAGGAACCTGAGGAGTTTCAGGGACAGGCAGCAGAGAGCGATCGCGCTCCAACTACGAAACAAGAGCGACTAACAGAACTCGCAATCGTGTTTTTGCGACTGGGGACGATCGCTTTTGGCGGGCCTGCTGCCCACATCGCCATGATGGACCATGAGGTGGTCAGTCGCCGTCAATGGATGAGCCGGGAGAAACTGCTCGATTTACTCGGGGTCACGAATTTGATTCCTGGTCCCAATTCGACAGAGTTAGCCATTCATATCGGTTACGAACGAGCCGGATGGCGAGGCTTATTGGTAGCAGGAACTTGCTTTATTCTGCCTGCCATGCTGATTGTTTGGGCATTGGCTGCTATTTATGCTCGCTATCAAACTGTGGCCCAAGTGTCATGGCTACTCTATGGCATCAAACCGGTCATTATTGCCATCGTGATACAGGCGGTGTGGAATCTAGGAAAAAAGGCAGCCAAGGACAGGCCCACCATTATTGCAGGGGTAAGCGCGATCGCGGCCTACTTAGCGGGCTGGAACGAAATTTTGGTGCTCGTTTCGTTAGGTATCGCGGTCATGCTTGTGAAAAACGGGCTAAGTAAAGGCAAGCCTTGGGGAGCATTCTTCTTGCCGTTGTCGGGAGTCGTGTCTCAAATCAGTGCCCCTGCAACGACCGTCACCTCAGTGGGTTGGGTGAGTGTCTTTCTATTCTTTCTCAAGCTTGGCTGTGTGCTTTATGGCAGTGGTTACGTCTTACTGGCATTTTTACAACGGGATTTAGTCGAGCGTAACCATTGGCTAACATCCCAGCAGCTTTTAGATGCCGTTGCCATTGGTCAAATTACACCAGGTCCAGTCTTCACCACGGCGACGTTCATTGGCTATCTGCTGGCAGGAAATGCAGGAGCGATCGCTGCGACTCTCGGCATCTTTTTACCTGCTTTTTTGCTGGTGTGGGTGGTTAACCCTTGGGTGCCCAAGTTGCGTCAATCTCCCTACGCTAGCGGATTTCTCGATGGGGTAAATGTGGCTTCTTTAGGACTCATGGCAGGAGTGACCTATACCTTGGCGCAAGCGGCATTGATGGATTGGCTCACAGTAATCGTGGCAATTTTGAGTGCGATCGCGGTGTTTCGCTTCAAAATCAACTCTATGTGGTTAGTGCTAGCAGGAGGAGCGATCGGATTTGCCTCACATCAACTAGGATTTATCGGCTGA
- a CDS encoding cation diffusion facilitator family transporter: protein MAEAYSRRRAIHQVLLATLWLTLLIFAVKVWAGWAAKSLSLLAESVHTLINGFSTLLSLLAVTSPHRTSGREVWGHGRLESIGALFLVALLGFSSLSLLGGALKQLEASTRNAAVPFEVSINLPLIQLLGVAIAIGICLAFFERYEARVLESAALRLNANHILQDAWLSVVVLIGLVGVWRGYVWLDPLLAIIVIFVAIRSCWRVLNWQLPLLVRQVAIAPEILAQLARQVEGVTHCYRIQSRGIVGRQVFVEMYLVLHPEFLGAARVIAERVEGTIRERYGPVQTIIHIDTDQSSAENPYDSLGANNTNDKPR from the coding sequence ATGGCAGAGGCATACAGTCGCCGTCGAGCGATTCATCAAGTTTTATTGGCTACTCTTTGGTTGACACTGCTAATTTTTGCAGTGAAGGTTTGGGCTGGCTGGGCAGCTAAATCCCTTAGTCTTTTAGCGGAATCGGTACACACCTTAATCAATGGTTTTAGTACACTTCTCAGCCTCTTAGCAGTCACTTCTCCCCATCGCACTTCCGGGCGAGAAGTCTGGGGGCATGGGCGGTTAGAGTCAATCGGAGCTCTCTTCCTCGTAGCCTTACTAGGGTTTTCTAGCCTGAGCTTGCTGGGTGGGGCGTTGAAACAGTTAGAAGCTTCGACGCGCAACGCCGCTGTTCCCTTTGAAGTCAGTATTAATTTGCCGCTGATTCAACTTTTGGGTGTAGCGATCGCCATTGGGATTTGTTTGGCCTTTTTCGAGCGCTACGAAGCTAGAGTGTTAGAGAGTGCGGCTCTCCGGCTGAATGCCAACCATATTTTGCAAGATGCTTGGCTGAGTGTGGTCGTGTTGATTGGCTTAGTAGGGGTCTGGCGCGGTTATGTGTGGCTTGATCCCCTGCTGGCGATCATAGTGATCTTCGTCGCGATCCGCAGTTGCTGGCGCGTGCTGAACTGGCAATTACCTTTACTAGTACGGCAAGTGGCGATCGCCCCAGAGATTTTGGCACAACTGGCACGGCAAGTCGAAGGCGTTACTCATTGCTACCGGATTCAGTCGCGTGGAATTGTGGGTCGGCAAGTGTTTGTTGAAATGTATTTGGTCTTGCACCCAGAATTTCTCGGAGCCGCCCGTGTGATTGCAGAACGAGTGGAGGGCACAATTCGGGAACGCTACGGCCCGGTGCAAACCATTATTCATATAGACACTGATCAATCGTCGGCAGAAAATCCCTACGACTCTTTAGGGGCCAACAACACCAACGACAAACCCAGGTGA
- the polA gene encoding DNA polymerase I codes for MAQSTSASDLSTHNSLPEKHPKVILIDGHSLAFRSYFAFAKGRDGGLRTSTGIPTSVSYGFLKALLEVMESEQPDYVAIAFDLSAPTFRHDADETYKAGRPETPEDFKPDLQNLKELLQALNLPVVTAPGYEADDVIGTLARRASAAGYPVKILSGDQDLFQLIDPDQKIKVLHLGNPFARGTTGHPNEFGAEQVQAKLGVLPSQVVDYKALCGDSSDNIPGVKGIGAKTAVQLLSTYGSLEQIYASLDEIKGAVKQKLEAGREEARHSQWMAQIHLDVPLEISLEDCQLKGFDREAVVPLLEKLEFQSLMKKTLQLQKLFGGAEADNDATPDFSETDGAKAASAIATGTPNNPFLSDFESEDLAFFSAEETDAAQQQKQGPALIHPQIIQSSEQLAELVQRLQALTDPATPVAWDTETSDLEPRDAELVGIGCCWGAGESDMAYLPVGHKTGANLDKATVLEALRPFLESTKYPKALQNAKFDRLVFRCQGIELAGVVFDSMLASYVLDPDNSHNLTDLSRRYLGITPQSYTELVPKGQTIADIDIASVANYCGMDVYTTFHLVAKLRDELAPVPEIHRLLLEIEQPLEPVLAEMEYCGVRIDQEYLRDFSRSLEKELALIEARAYEAAGEKFNLGSPKQLSELLFEKLGLDRKKSRKTKTGYSTDAATLEKLQGDHPVVDAMLESRTLSKLKSTYVDALPNLVRPDTHRVHTNFNQTGTTTGRLSSSNPNLQNIPIRTAFSRQIRKAFIPEEGWLLAAADYSQIELRILAHLSQEPVLVETYRNNEDVHTLTARLLLEKDTITSEERRLGKIINFGVIYGMGAQRFARESGVKASEAKLFIDRFNQRYPKVFAYLQTMQQQAIARGYVETIFGRRRYFNFTNDNLLKLRGRKPEEIDLDSLRPGQYDAGLLRAAANAPIQGSSADIIKIAMAKLHEILRSYQANLLLQVHDELIFELPPEEWESLKPQIKSTMETAVQLSVPLLVEINAGKNWMETK; via the coding sequence ATGGCTCAATCTACTTCTGCTTCTGATTTGTCTACTCACAATTCCCTCCCAGAAAAGCACCCCAAAGTGATTCTGATTGATGGTCACTCTTTAGCTTTTCGCTCGTATTTTGCTTTCGCCAAAGGGCGAGATGGCGGGTTACGCACGTCCACTGGCATTCCCACGAGCGTGAGTTATGGCTTTCTCAAAGCGTTGCTAGAAGTGATGGAATCTGAGCAGCCAGATTATGTAGCGATCGCCTTTGACCTGAGTGCGCCCACGTTTCGCCACGATGCCGACGAAACCTACAAGGCAGGTCGTCCAGAAACGCCAGAAGATTTTAAGCCCGATTTGCAAAACCTGAAGGAATTGCTCCAAGCCCTCAACTTGCCCGTAGTCACTGCTCCCGGTTATGAAGCCGACGATGTGATTGGCACATTAGCGCGGCGAGCTAGTGCGGCGGGGTACCCTGTCAAAATTTTGAGTGGTGACCAAGACTTATTCCAACTGATTGATCCCGATCAAAAAATCAAGGTGCTGCATCTGGGCAATCCTTTCGCCCGCGGCACCACTGGCCACCCCAACGAATTTGGCGCTGAGCAAGTGCAAGCCAAATTGGGCGTCTTACCTAGCCAAGTTGTCGATTACAAAGCCCTCTGTGGAGATTCTTCCGACAACATCCCAGGGGTAAAGGGCATTGGCGCGAAAACTGCGGTGCAGTTGCTGAGTACCTATGGCTCTTTAGAACAGATCTATGCCTCCTTAGACGAAATCAAGGGAGCCGTAAAGCAAAAGCTGGAAGCAGGACGGGAAGAGGCGCGGCACTCGCAATGGATGGCCCAAATCCATCTGGATGTGCCCCTGGAAATCAGCTTAGAAGACTGCCAACTCAAGGGGTTCGATCGCGAAGCAGTAGTGCCATTGCTCGAGAAACTAGAGTTTCAGTCTCTGATGAAGAAGACGCTACAACTGCAAAAACTTTTTGGTGGCGCAGAGGCTGACAATGATGCCACCCCTGACTTCTCAGAAACCGACGGAGCCAAAGCTGCATCAGCGATCGCTACAGGAACTCCTAATAACCCGTTTCTCTCAGACTTTGAAAGCGAGGATCTGGCTTTCTTCAGTGCCGAGGAAACCGATGCAGCTCAGCAGCAAAAGCAAGGCCCTGCCCTAATCCACCCCCAAATCATTCAATCGTCAGAGCAGTTAGCCGAACTGGTACAGCGGTTACAAGCCTTGACCGATCCAGCAACCCCCGTGGCTTGGGATACTGAAACCAGTGACCTAGAGCCACGCGACGCCGAACTAGTGGGAATCGGATGCTGCTGGGGAGCGGGTGAAAGTGACATGGCTTATCTGCCCGTAGGACATAAAACCGGTGCCAACCTGGATAAAGCCACCGTTTTAGAAGCATTACGACCCTTCCTAGAAAGCACTAAATACCCAAAAGCCCTACAAAACGCCAAATTCGATCGCCTGGTGTTCCGTTGCCAAGGCATTGAGCTAGCGGGTGTAGTGTTTGATTCCATGCTGGCTAGCTACGTGCTTGACCCAGACAACAGCCATAATTTGACCGATTTAAGCCGCCGCTACCTGGGCATCACACCACAAAGTTATACCGAACTTGTTCCCAAAGGCCAAACGATCGCAGATATTGATATTGCGAGCGTCGCCAACTACTGTGGCATGGATGTCTATACTACGTTCCATTTGGTCGCCAAGCTGAGAGACGAGTTAGCACCCGTTCCAGAAATACACCGCTTGCTACTAGAGATCGAACAGCCCCTAGAACCCGTGTTAGCCGAGATGGAATACTGCGGGGTTCGCATCGACCAGGAATATTTGCGGGACTTTTCGCGATCGCTGGAAAAAGAGCTAGCTTTGATCGAGGCCCGAGCCTACGAAGCTGCGGGTGAGAAATTCAACCTTGGATCACCGAAGCAATTGAGTGAGCTGCTATTCGAAAAACTCGGTCTCGATCGCAAAAAATCCCGCAAAACTAAAACAGGCTACTCCACGGATGCCGCCACATTAGAAAAGCTGCAAGGTGATCACCCTGTCGTCGATGCCATGTTGGAGTCTCGGACTCTGTCCAAGCTCAAGTCTACCTATGTCGATGCGCTGCCTAATCTAGTGCGGCCTGACACCCACCGAGTCCATACCAACTTTAACCAAACAGGCACCACTACGGGCCGACTTTCTTCCTCCAACCCCAACCTGCAAAACATTCCGATTCGGACTGCCTTTAGTCGGCAAATTCGCAAAGCCTTTATTCCAGAGGAAGGCTGGCTTCTCGCAGCGGCTGATTACTCCCAGATTGAGTTGCGGATTCTGGCCCACCTCAGCCAAGAACCTGTTCTAGTGGAAACCTACCGCAATAATGAGGATGTCCATACCCTCACCGCCCGGTTGTTGTTGGAAAAAGATACCATCACCTCCGAAGAACGCCGCTTGGGTAAGATCATCAACTTTGGCGTCATCTACGGCATGGGTGCGCAACGGTTTGCCCGCGAGTCCGGCGTAAAAGCCTCAGAAGCCAAGCTTTTTATCGATCGCTTTAACCAACGCTACCCCAAGGTTTTTGCCTATTTGCAAACCATGCAACAACAGGCGATCGCACGAGGCTATGTTGAAACTATTTTTGGGCGTCGGCGCTATTTCAACTTTACGAACGACAATTTATTGAAGTTGCGCGGTCGGAAACCAGAAGAGATTGATCTTGATAGCTTGCGGCCTGGTCAGTACGATGCAGGTTTGCTGCGAGCTGCCGCCAATGCCCCAATCCAAGGCTCCAGCGCCGACATCATCAAAATCGCGATGGCAAAACTGCACGAGATTCTCCGCTCTTATCAAGCCAATCTGTTACTACAAGTCCACGACGAACTGATCTTTGAACTACCTCCAGAAGAATGGGAGTCACTAAAACCTCAAATTAAATCCACTATGGAAACTGCTGTTCAACTCAGCGTGCCGCTTCTAGTGGAAATTAATGCAGGTAAGAACTGGATGGAAACCAAATAG
- a CDS encoding transporter substrate-binding domain-containing protein — protein sequence MLLTSAAHGCIQSPQSGSTLKASNALLTQIKQRGHLLVATEDDYPPFEFLVNEKPIGFDHELLAQLRKTVAFEIHQEILPWQGILPGVADGKYDLALTAVGITDDRAKTLDFTMPIAESTVAYIKRKDDLTIKTLADLSGKVLGVQQGGVSLAAIPDLAAQLKQQGGTLGQIKQYRGFAQAYQDLLNQQLDAVLHNIVSLSVLVSEKPAIFELGERVSRKSYAAWAVKKGNQDLLDLLNRFLGDLRTQGELKRLQEKWFKITFANLPTQPLLPGDRPLS from the coding sequence ATGCTACTGACCTCAGCGGCTCATGGTTGTATTCAATCGCCACAAAGCGGCTCAACCCTCAAAGCCAGCAATGCTTTGCTGACCCAAATCAAGCAACGAGGACATTTATTAGTTGCTACTGAGGATGACTATCCTCCTTTCGAGTTTTTGGTCAATGAAAAGCCGATTGGTTTCGATCACGAGTTACTAGCACAGCTTAGAAAGACCGTTGCATTTGAGATTCACCAAGAAATTCTGCCTTGGCAGGGCATTCTTCCGGGAGTAGCGGACGGTAAGTATGACTTAGCCCTAACCGCAGTGGGTATCACCGACGATCGCGCCAAAACTTTAGACTTCACCATGCCGATCGCCGAATCCACCGTTGCTTACATCAAACGCAAAGATGATCTCACCATCAAAACCCTTGCGGACCTCTCAGGCAAAGTTTTGGGAGTCCAGCAAGGGGGAGTTTCTCTAGCAGCCATCCCTGACCTTGCCGCTCAACTAAAGCAGCAGGGCGGCACCCTGGGTCAAATTAAGCAGTATCGCGGCTTCGCACAGGCTTATCAAGATTTGCTGAATCAGCAACTGGATGCAGTCCTCCACAACATTGTCTCCCTGTCGGTATTGGTCAGCGAAAAACCCGCCATTTTTGAGTTAGGTGAGCGAGTCAGCCGCAAATCTTATGCAGCCTGGGCTGTGAAAAAAGGCAATCAAGATCTACTCGATCTCCTCAACCGTTTCTTGGGTGATTTGCGTACCCAAGGAGAGCTTAAACGCCTTCAGGAAAAGTGGTTCAAGATTACCTTTGCCAATTTACCGACTCAACCCCTTCTCCCCGGCGATCGCCCTCTGTCATAA